In Equus przewalskii isolate Varuska chromosome 6, EquPr2, whole genome shotgun sequence, one DNA window encodes the following:
- the LOC139084048 gene encoding uncharacterized protein, whose amino-acid sequence MMCYPGTELWVPALYGMEVPDPEGSGLIVPILGMKSDGNSGDATPLAGSMEDADGKGLVPISIGAQAIDPLTGEPGPVIGAQMDPSAGVVVPIVQVLEALPRGMRDPDLLDTLEKELRAREQYWRRQEQEEVRLAEHLWDLSRELLFTPGKDPRPQLRAAEEACVALESCCLRETERRARALNTQSGPGRGLLWQGDREEWEQEAQVVLGMRKVLQSLRQAAEKLRQAAGWLQGQEEEIWLQQRRNQSPQIWNRPRKVVQHLSDEFQAVVRERQSFLDRALAQLQYQRDLSRLQLLHTQMVASGTPVCLENYPGDIFYGTITTSLRDWAAACPLLIPFLKSITAALVGAQGRGPGWEDQGPGTDTDKVDIMWTSPLLPILKNVDIWSQAYKEGAELQGQVHHKPAPKSPLQDFPKPQIMQKEELITVQSTDLSAREFVVYQYGLSILHLLIPQLHAPEITLKIASHLPAMEPSDNAFQGSFFYQSAESTLFVGRECLASVGSFVLLLIHCLAHIAAEDLQQDSSPAFLRSFYKGLEAYFREAFSITLRMSAVSRDSKLDQSVSALLLEEQPISDRGRDLLSKLIEMKCESHLEPESSEEYIKKNKDLLLFTHMEHFLKSILTAEQQIPRKPRDQFGGEDTSGDLTCRDQDQKLATWRNN is encoded by the exons ATGATGTGCTATCCTGGGACAGAGCTGTGGGTCCCGGCCCTATATGGGATGGAGGTCCCAGACCCTGAGGGCTCAGGGCTCATAGTGCCCATCCTGGGCATGAAGAGTGATGGGAATTCTGGTGATGCCACACCCCTGGCAGGTTCAATGGAAGATGCTGATGGCAAAG GTCTTGTCCCAATCTCAATTGGGGCTCAAGCCATAGACCCGTTGACTGGGGAACCTGGTCCTGTCATTGGTGCTCAAATGGATCCCTCTGCCGGAGTGGTAGTGCCCATTGTCCAGGTGCTGGAGGCCTTACCTCGAGGAATGAGAGACCCTGATCTG TTGGACaccctggagaaggagctgagaGCCCGGGAGCAGTACTGGCGCCGCCAGGAGCAGGAAGAGGTGCGGCTAGCAGAACACCTGTGGGACCTGAGCCGGGAGCTCCTCTTCACTCCAGGCAAAGACCCCAGGCCGCAG CTGAGGGCTGCTGAGGAGGCCTGTGTGGCCCTGGAGTCCTGCTGCCTGCGAGAGACCGAGAGGAGAGCCAGAGCCCTGAACACGCAAAGCGGCCCAGGGCGAGGCCTGCTCTGGCAAG GAGACAGAGAGGAGTGGGAACAGGAGGCACAGGTGGTGCTGGGCATGCGGAAGGTCCTGCAGAGTTTAAGACAGGCAGCAGAAAAGCTCAGGCAAGCAGCTGGCTGGctgcagggccaggaggaggagatATGGCTACAGCAGAGAAGGAATCAGAGCCCACAGATCTGGAACCGTCCCAGGAAG GTGGTTCAGCATCTCTCTGATGAATTTCAGGCGGTggtgagagaaagacagagctTCCTGGATAGGGCCCTTGCTCAGTTGCAATACCAACGGGATCTGAGCCGCCTCCAGCTCTTGCACACTCAG ATGGTCGCCTCAGGAACCCCTGTGTGTTTGGAGAACTACCCTGGAGACATATTTTATGGGACAATCACAACTTCTCTCAGGGACTGGGCTGCGGCCTGCCCGCTGTTGATCCCCTTCCTGAAGAGCATCACGGCAGCGCTGGTGGGAGCTCAAGGCCGTGGCCCAGGATGGGAGGATCAGGGGCCGGGGACAG ACACAGATAAAGTTGACATCATGTGGACCTCACCACTCCTTCCCATCCTGAAGAACGTAGATATCTGGTCCCAAGCCTACAAGGAGGGAGCTGAACTGCAAGGACAAGTGCATCACAAACCAG CCCCAAAAAGCCCTTTGCAGGATTTTCCAAAACCTCAGATAATGCAGAAGGAAGAGCTGATAACTGTGCAATCCACAGACCTTTCTGCCAGGGAGTTTGTGGTTTACCAGTATGGCCTCTCCATCCTGCACCTCCTCATCCCCCAGCTTCAT gcTCCAGAAATCACCCTGAAGATTGCTTCTCATCTTCCTGCCATGGAACCCTCCGACAATGCCTTCCAAGGTTCCTTCTTCTATCAG AGTGCTGAAAGCACACTGTTTGTTGGGAGAGAGTGTCTGGCATCCGTGGGAAGCTTTGTTCTGCTCTTGATCCACTGCCTGGCCCACATCGCTGCCGAGGACCTCCAGCAGGACTCCAGCCCCGCCTTTCTGAGGTCATTTTACAAG GGGTTGGAAGCCTATTTCAGAGAAGCATTCTCTATCACACTGCGAATGTCCGCAGTTTCCCGGGACAGTAAGCTGGACCAAAGCGTAAGCGCTCTTCTGCTAGAAGAGCAGCCCATCTCTGACAGAGGAAGAGATCTCCTCTCTAAACTCATTGAAATGAAGTGTGAGTCTCACTTGGAGCCAGAGTCATCAGAAGAG